GTCACGCTGCAACTCGTCGCGTGTCATCGCGATTTCCTGTCCGCTGATCAACTTCCAGCACGGAACGCACACCATGCCGTTGATCGTGTTCCCCTGCTGATGCTCCCCTTTGGGGGGCGCGGCGAAGTGGACAACGCGGGCAACGGGGGTGTCGCAAACGCCGCAGTACCCTCTGCCGAACGGCAAGTCGTGGACTTCATGCAGCACGAATGAATTGGCCAACAAGGCTTTAAGCGCACCCGTCCTCGGCGTGTCGCTCATTTCGCTTTCCACCGTTTGTTCCACGCGATGCGGGCCGCGTCCTTCGCCCACTTACCGTTGTGGAGTCGCGCGTTCTCAAACATCGGGCCTTCTGCGCCGCACTCGGAGCATATGACCCGGTGCATCTCGTGCCACAGGCGATCGAGTGCTGGGCCATCTTCACTCCCGCAAAACGGGCATGGCGCAAGCCCCTCGCGTTCGCTCATTTCGCCTCCACGAATCGGATCATGTGCGGCTCGCCTT
The sequence above is a segment of the Betaproteobacteria bacterium genome. Coding sequences within it:
- a CDS encoding Lar family restriction alleviation protein; this encodes MSEREGLAPCPFCGSEDGPALDRLWHEMHRVICSECGAEGPMFENARLHNGKWAKDAARIAWNKRWKAK